One Methylosarcina fibrata AML-C10 DNA segment encodes these proteins:
- a CDS encoding metallophosphoesterase family protein yields MRCLLVSDLHYTLKQFDWVLKEADTFDVIVIAGDHLDISSTVDVGAQITVVLAYLRRLCAKTRLIVCSGNHDLDARNASGEKYSKWILKARQFGVPTDEDCLMLDRTLFTICPWWDGPESSARVGEQLERDSRIPKERWVWVYHAPPDASPTSWGGRQYFGDAQLLQWIRRYSPDMVLAGHIHQSPFRKGGSWVDRIGSTWIFNAGRQMGPCPTHVILDTEEQAALWFSLAGAETVTLDQPLLRPVPSLTEFPVWLR; encoded by the coding sequence ATGAGGTGCCTTCTTGTCTCCGACCTCCATTACACCCTCAAGCAGTTCGACTGGGTGCTGAAGGAAGCGGATACCTTCGACGTCATCGTGATCGCCGGAGATCATCTCGATATTTCTTCGACGGTCGACGTCGGGGCGCAGATCACGGTCGTGTTGGCCTATCTTCGCAGGCTTTGCGCCAAGACCCGGCTGATCGTCTGTTCCGGAAATCACGACCTCGACGCTCGAAACGCATCCGGCGAGAAATACTCGAAATGGATCTTGAAGGCGCGGCAGTTCGGCGTACCGACCGATGAAGATTGTCTGATGCTCGACCGCACCCTGTTTACGATCTGTCCGTGGTGGGATGGTCCTGAAAGCAGCGCCAGGGTGGGGGAGCAGCTCGAACGCGACAGTCGAATCCCCAAAGAACGATGGGTATGGGTCTATCACGCTCCGCCCGACGCCTCGCCGACCAGTTGGGGAGGCCGGCAGTACTTCGGCGATGCGCAGCTTCTTCAGTGGATTCGGCGCTATTCGCCCGACATGGTGTTGGCCGGCCATATCCACCAGTCGCCTTTCCGGAAAGGCGGCTCCTGGGTGGACCGGATCGGATCCACCTGGATTTTCAATGCGGGCCGGCAAATGGGACCGTGCCCTACCCATGTCATACTGGATACCGAGGAGCAGGCAGCCTTGTGGTTCTCTCTGGCCGGTGCGGAGACCGTCACTCTGGATCAGCCGCTGTTGCGGCCGGTGCCTTCCCTGACCGAGTTCCCGGTCTGGCTCAGATAG
- a CDS encoding cyclic nucleotide-binding domain-containing protein, protein MRTLLSFCEDLPEKTFDAGEALLTEAGEDKNLYILIEGEVEVLKGETQVNIQSEPGAIFGELAVLLDVPHTATVRAVSPSRFHLVEDAEAFLRSHPDLTFQLAKLLAKKLNSITTYLVDLKNQFEDRQDHLGMVDEVLETLLHQPVGEHAPGSERYPDETI, encoded by the coding sequence ATGCGCACATTGCTCAGTTTTTGCGAAGACCTCCCCGAAAAAACCTTTGACGCGGGCGAAGCGTTGCTTACGGAAGCAGGCGAGGATAAGAACCTTTACATCCTGATCGAAGGCGAAGTGGAAGTCCTAAAAGGCGAGACTCAGGTCAATATCCAGTCCGAGCCCGGCGCGATCTTCGGCGAACTGGCGGTCCTGCTCGATGTTCCCCATACCGCCACGGTTCGAGCCGTATCTCCGTCGAGGTTCCACTTGGTCGAGGACGCCGAAGCATTTCTTCGGTCTCACCCGGACCTGACTTTCCAGTTGGCCAAGCTTCTGGCCAAGAAACTGAACAGCATTACGACCTATCTGGTCGACCTGAAAAACCAGTTCGAAGACCGGCAGGACCATCTGGGCATGGTGGACGAAGTCCTGGAAACCCTGCTGCATCAGCCGGTCGGGGAGCATGCGCCGGGATCGGAACGCTATCCGGACGAAACTATCTGA
- a CDS encoding tetratricopeptide repeat protein translates to MQFTDAPDWRHSIEAYQAGDLQRAFDLIAKVPDTVTDRRFLSYRAALLLSVGRVDKAHGDIGRILRQKPDDDHALALQTIIEIVQNREGAALKIAQKAAQASPNSPSVLMALSYAQQAVFDLEGAKKTVEKITALDPQNALAWARLSELQASFGELDEALKSARKGFELKPGLSRTLTVLGFSQLMRIDTRKATESFKKAIASAPSDPLPRLGLGLAKIRKGDLQEGRRVLEIAAGLDPNNAIVRSYLGKAYYEEKRKDLSDREFETAEELDPNDPTPYFYDAIEKQTTNRPVEALHSVQKAAELNDNRAVYRSRLLLDSDDAARTASVGRIYSDLGFQELALRSGWKSSITDPTNFSAHRLLADSYSILPRHEIARVSELLQSQLLQPLNMTPIQPQMAFSNLFLVSAGGPGSMSFNEFNPIFNRNGFTFQGSGLVAENETYAGEGVIAGIQDHFAYSVGGYHYQTDGWRNNSDQADYIGDAFFQYDLSPKTSIQAEYRYRQVNWGDLQSKFFSDDYFQGLSNDEERNIFRLGGRHSFSPDSIVLASYVYQHAVTGTNDNRFPLQPIAGFPLDSTFLIPSEEDAHTVELQHLFRSRYVNLTSGASYAGINGQIGAFLTVPPPVGPLTLLNLNLDEDHEVYTVYSYAYLKLLSNLTVTLGGSGYFVHGSPDVIADNGEIYQFNPKGGITWQPFSGTTVRAAWFRNLKRTLVTNQTLEPTQVAGFNQFFDDQNATDSWRYGAGIDQKFTQDLFGGVELSHRDVNLYDITVDSDGVAPPATTGRTSDEDQIRTYLFWTPHDWLALRAEYNFDRFEFNETGHPPQDPLKLNTHSLPLGVSFFHPSGLSTAVTATYWNQSGKFQRALTGEQQSGSDEFWTVDAALNYRLPKRYGFLSVGARNLLDRKFNYYEIDKNNAHLIPDRMAFFKVTLAVP, encoded by the coding sequence ATGCAATTTACCGACGCGCCCGACTGGCGGCATTCCATCGAAGCCTATCAAGCCGGCGATTTACAGCGGGCCTTCGATCTGATTGCAAAGGTTCCCGATACGGTGACCGACCGCCGTTTTCTGTCCTACCGCGCCGCCCTGCTGCTGTCGGTGGGCCGGGTGGACAAAGCCCATGGCGACATCGGCCGCATCCTGCGGCAAAAACCCGACGACGACCATGCGCTCGCCTTGCAAACGATCATCGAGATCGTGCAAAACCGGGAGGGGGCGGCTCTGAAAATCGCCCAAAAAGCGGCGCAGGCTTCGCCCAATTCCCCTTCGGTGCTGATGGCGCTGTCTTACGCTCAGCAGGCCGTATTCGATCTGGAAGGCGCGAAGAAAACCGTCGAAAAAATTACGGCTCTCGACCCGCAGAATGCCCTGGCCTGGGCTCGCCTGTCCGAACTGCAGGCTTCCTTCGGTGAACTCGATGAAGCACTGAAAAGCGCCCGGAAAGGCTTCGAACTGAAACCCGGCCTGTCGCGTACGCTGACGGTCCTGGGTTTTTCCCAATTGATGCGGATCGATACCCGAAAGGCCACGGAGTCGTTCAAAAAGGCCATCGCCTCCGCGCCCTCCGATCCCCTGCCCCGACTCGGCCTGGGCCTGGCCAAAATACGGAAAGGCGATCTGCAAGAAGGACGCCGCGTGCTCGAGATCGCCGCAGGTCTGGATCCCAATAACGCCATCGTCCGCAGTTATCTCGGCAAGGCTTATTACGAAGAAAAGCGCAAGGATCTGTCCGACCGCGAATTCGAGACTGCCGAAGAGCTGGATCCGAACGATCCGACGCCGTATTTTTACGACGCCATCGAGAAGCAAACCACCAACCGCCCGGTCGAAGCCCTGCACTCGGTCCAAAAGGCCGCCGAACTGAACGACAACCGCGCGGTATACCGCTCGCGTTTGCTGCTCGATTCGGACGACGCCGCCCGCACCGCCAGCGTCGGCCGGATATACAGCGATCTGGGCTTTCAGGAACTGGCTCTCCGGTCGGGCTGGAAATCGTCCATTACCGATCCGACCAATTTTTCCGCTCACCGGCTGCTGGCGGATTCGTATTCGATTCTGCCTCGGCATGAAATTGCCAGAGTCAGCGAACTGCTTCAGTCGCAATTGCTGCAACCCTTGAACATGACGCCCATTCAGCCTCAGATGGCGTTCAGCAATCTGTTTCTGGTCAGTGCGGGCGGTCCCGGCTCAATGAGTTTTAACGAGTTCAATCCCATATTCAACCGAAACGGATTCACCTTTCAGGGAAGCGGCCTTGTCGCAGAAAATGAAACTTATGCCGGAGAAGGAGTGATTGCGGGTATTCAAGACCATTTCGCTTACAGCGTGGGCGGCTATCATTATCAGACCGACGGCTGGCGCAACAATTCGGATCAAGCGGATTACATCGGCGATGCCTTTTTTCAATACGATCTTTCTCCCAAAACGAGCATTCAAGCCGAATACCGCTACCGGCAAGTCAACTGGGGCGATCTGCAAAGCAAATTCTTCTCCGACGATTATTTTCAGGGACTTTCCAATGACGAGGAACGGAATATATTCCGGCTCGGCGGCCGGCATTCCTTTTCGCCGGATTCCATAGTACTCGCCTCCTATGTCTATCAGCACGCGGTTACCGGCACGAATGACAACCGGTTTCCTTTGCAGCCGATAGCCGGTTTTCCCCTGGACAGCACCTTTTTAATTCCTTCGGAAGAAGACGCTCATACGGTCGAATTGCAGCATCTGTTCCGGTCTCGATACGTCAATCTGACCAGCGGCGCCAGTTACGCCGGCATTAATGGCCAGATCGGCGCGTTTTTAACGGTCCCGCCACCGGTAGGCCCTCTTACCTTGCTAAACCTCAACCTCGATGAAGACCATGAGGTCTATACCGTATACAGCTATGCCTATCTGAAGCTGCTGAGCAATCTGACAGTCACTCTTGGCGGCAGCGGTTACTTTGTGCACGGTTCTCCGGACGTCATTGCCGATAACGGTGAAATCTATCAATTCAACCCGAAAGGAGGGATTACCTGGCAGCCCTTTTCCGGGACGACCGTGCGCGCCGCCTGGTTCAGAAACCTGAAAAGAACCCTGGTAACCAATCAGACTCTCGAACCGACGCAGGTCGCCGGATTCAACCAGTTTTTCGACGATCAGAATGCGACCGATTCATGGCGCTACGGAGCGGGCATCGACCAGAAATTCACCCAAGATCTCTTCGGCGGCGTGGAATTGTCTCATAGAGACGTCAATCTGTACGACATTACCGTGGATTCCGATGGCGTAGCGCCTCCGGCTACCACCGGCAGGACCAGTGACGAGGATCAGATCCGGACCTATCTGTTCTGGACGCCTCACGACTGGTTGGCGCTCAGAGCCGAATACAATTTCGACCGATTCGAATTCAACGAAACGGGGCACCCGCCGCAAGACCCGCTCAAGCTGAATACCCACAGTCTTCCCCTGGGCGTCAGTTTCTTTCATCCGTCGGGATTGAGTACGGCGGTGACGGCAACCTATTGGAACCAGTCGGGAAAATTTCAGAGAGCCTTGACCGGAGAACAACAGTCCGGCAGCGATGAGTTCTGGACGGTCGATGCCGCACTCAACTACCGACTTCCGAAGCGCTACGGCTTTCTTAGCGTCGGCGCAAGGAATTTATTAGACCGTAAGTTCAATTATTACGAAATCGACAAGAACAATGCCCATTTGATACCCGACCGCATGGCGTTTTTCAAAGTGACGCTGGCAGTTCCATAG
- a CDS encoding HD domain-containing protein translates to MNYRLNCTTLEDSLKERFLGLWRRCLVPESDCNGALVYQELVMRYDQPDRSYHNLSHLIHCLYQFDLVSHLIPYPDAVEMALWFHDLVYVPGEADNEQKSAEFFRGRASNCCSCEFINKVADLILITSHRTAPADDDECFIVDIDLSSMGLNWNVFLMDSDNLRKERGDVSDSEYCRRHNSFLKFLLARKRIFHTEFFHARYEQSALQNITRLLVKRESQGYR, encoded by the coding sequence ATGAATTATCGGTTAAACTGCACGACTTTAGAGGACTCGTTAAAGGAACGGTTTCTGGGTCTATGGCGCCGCTGCCTGGTCCCGGAATCGGATTGCAACGGCGCACTCGTCTATCAGGAGCTGGTAATGCGCTACGATCAGCCTGACCGAAGCTATCACAATTTAAGCCATTTGATACATTGCCTGTATCAGTTTGATCTGGTTTCTCACTTGATACCCTATCCCGATGCGGTCGAAATGGCTTTGTGGTTCCATGATCTTGTCTATGTTCCCGGAGAAGCCGATAACGAACAGAAAAGCGCCGAATTTTTCCGCGGCCGGGCCTCGAACTGTTGTTCCTGCGAATTCATCAACAAAGTCGCCGACCTCATCCTGATTACCTCTCACCGGACGGCTCCTGCCGATGATGACGAGTGTTTCATTGTCGACATCGATTTATCCAGCATGGGTTTAAACTGGAACGTCTTTCTCATGGACTCGGATAATCTTCGCAAGGAACGAGGCGATGTGTCGGACTCCGAATATTGCCGAAGGCATAACAGTTTTCTGAAATTTCTTCTGGCAAGGAAGCGCATCTTCCATACCGAATTTTTTCATGCGCGGTATGAACAGAGCGCTTTGCAAAACATTACCCGGTTGTTGGTCAAGAGAGAATCTCAAGGATATCGTTGA
- a CDS encoding CHASE2 domain-containing protein, giving the protein MRRWLSGIMAASGIALIGLLFGLTPLGIQMEQNMGLRFLFRMRGPVAPPPDVAVVAIDDQTGAHLELSRLPRDWPRSSHGRLVDALVRAGASAIVFDFDFQTPKQPKDDALFAKSIAAAGRVILTEKLIGKRQPLFDKEGKVKGALWVEQLVAPMPMLADAAKGAGTFPLPKVDVAVHEFWAFKNGVDYAPTTPAMGLQIRAREQYPGLIALLEDAGVKEAAGLPRRIEASDRTPEIRSIMMELRRLFTRTPELEMTLREALKQKENGKLDDGANSRLLEALIGLYAGGDHRYLNFYGPPGSILTVPYHKVIQGESGPGGKALPDLKGKVVFVGYSDLYDPSQPDRFYTVYTNADGVDLSGVEIAATAYANLLTGRSLVPADPVTAIAVQSAFGGIVGGTALILPAIVSVPLIFILSGAYVYLAELAFAENEIWLPLAVPLLLQLPLALFSGLLTQYLSERRKKKRATQAISFYLPEKLAKDFAEKNLESSALNRVTYSVCFASDMAGFTTISEQLPPKELAGFLNDYFESLSCPLRCNGVDVVEFRADGIMCAWTAEKNFEVIRRRAAVAALEAVEAISLFSRRYPLLSQQLRIGLEAGMVYVGHSGGGGHFVYSIVGDCANTSARIEGLNKKMGTQILAGKAAVEGVDELLLRYLGDFQFVGKTEAQPVFEVLALKDEASPAQELLSRRYQEAMTVLSDGRIPEALALFEAISSDYPEDGPARFHSAYCLELMKKPELPENPAVIRLDSK; this is encoded by the coding sequence GTGCGGCGTTGGCTTAGTGGCATCATGGCTGCGTCCGGGATAGCGCTGATCGGATTACTGTTCGGTTTGACTCCGTTGGGCATTCAAATGGAGCAAAATATGGGACTCCGTTTTCTGTTTCGAATGCGAGGCCCGGTAGCGCCGCCGCCGGACGTCGCCGTGGTCGCGATCGACGATCAAACCGGGGCACATCTCGAGCTCTCCAGGCTGCCGCGGGATTGGCCTCGCTCCAGCCATGGCCGTTTGGTGGATGCACTCGTTCGCGCCGGTGCTTCGGCCATTGTTTTCGATTTTGATTTTCAGACGCCCAAGCAGCCTAAGGACGATGCGCTATTCGCCAAGTCCATCGCGGCAGCGGGGCGGGTTATTCTCACCGAAAAACTGATCGGCAAACGGCAACCGCTCTTCGACAAGGAGGGAAAGGTAAAAGGAGCGCTCTGGGTCGAACAGTTGGTGGCTCCGATGCCGATGCTGGCCGACGCGGCTAAAGGCGCCGGCACGTTTCCCCTGCCCAAAGTGGATGTCGCCGTGCATGAATTCTGGGCTTTCAAGAATGGAGTCGATTATGCGCCGACCACGCCGGCCATGGGGCTGCAAATTCGTGCCCGGGAACAGTATCCCGGGCTGATTGCGCTGCTGGAAGATGCCGGAGTAAAGGAAGCGGCCGGCTTGCCCCGCAGGATTGAAGCCTCGGACCGTACGCCGGAAATTCGTAGCATCATGATGGAACTGCGCCGACTCTTTACCCGGACTCCCGAGCTTGAAATGACGCTGCGAGAAGCGCTCAAGCAGAAGGAAAACGGCAAACTCGACGACGGTGCCAATTCTCGGCTATTGGAGGCGTTGATCGGTCTTTATGCCGGCGGCGACCATCGCTACCTGAATTTTTATGGCCCTCCCGGCTCTATCCTGACGGTTCCTTACCATAAGGTAATCCAAGGAGAGTCTGGCCCGGGAGGAAAAGCATTACCCGACTTGAAAGGGAAAGTGGTTTTCGTCGGCTATTCGGATCTTTACGATCCCAGCCAGCCGGACCGGTTTTATACGGTTTACACCAACGCGGACGGCGTGGATTTAAGCGGCGTGGAAATTGCCGCGACCGCCTATGCCAATTTGCTGACCGGGCGAAGCCTGGTGCCGGCGGACCCTGTAACGGCGATTGCGGTGCAGTCGGCCTTCGGCGGCATCGTCGGCGGCACGGCCTTGATTCTTCCCGCCATTGTGTCCGTGCCGTTGATCTTCATCCTTTCCGGTGCCTATGTTTATCTGGCCGAACTGGCCTTTGCCGAAAATGAGATCTGGCTGCCGCTGGCGGTGCCCTTGCTGTTGCAATTACCGCTGGCGTTGTTTTCGGGACTTCTGACGCAATATCTGTCGGAGCGGCGAAAAAAGAAACGCGCCACTCAGGCCATCAGCTTTTACCTGCCCGAAAAACTGGCCAAGGACTTTGCCGAAAAAAATCTCGAATCCAGTGCCCTGAATCGGGTTACTTACAGCGTTTGCTTCGCCTCGGACATGGCGGGATTTACCACGATTTCCGAACAGTTGCCGCCGAAAGAACTGGCCGGTTTTCTGAATGACTATTTCGAATCCCTTTCCTGTCCGCTCAGATGCAACGGGGTGGATGTCGTCGAATTTCGCGCCGACGGCATCATGTGCGCCTGGACTGCGGAAAAAAATTTCGAGGTCATCCGCCGCCGGGCGGCCGTCGCGGCTCTGGAAGCGGTTGAGGCGATTTCGCTCTTCAGTCGGCGTTATCCCTTGCTGAGCCAGCAACTGCGCATCGGACTGGAAGCCGGCATGGTCTATGTCGGTCATTCCGGAGGAGGAGGGCATTTTGTCTACAGCATCGTCGGCGATTGCGCCAATACCTCTGCCAGGATCGAAGGGCTGAACAAAAAGATGGGAACGCAAATCCTCGCCGGCAAAGCCGCGGTAGAGGGGGTGGACGAGCTTTTATTGCGCTATCTGGGCGATTTTCAATTCGTCGGCAAAACCGAAGCTCAACCGGTTTTTGAAGTGCTGGCCCTTAAAGACGAGGCAAGCCCGGCTCAGGAACTTCTCAGCCGGCGCTATCAGGAAGCCATGACCGTTTTGTCGGACGGCCGAATTCCGGAAGCTCTGGCATTGTTCGAGGCGATTTCATCGGACTATCCGGAAGATGGCCCGGCGCGGTTTCATTCGGCCTATTGCCTGGAGTTGATGAAAAAACCGGAGCTGCCCGAAAATCCTGCCGTCATTCGTTTGGACAGCAAATAA
- a CDS encoding cyclic nucleotide-binding domain-containing protein has translation MFTSTEIVVSEAENAADRIQYLILDFKRVTSVNEGAINLLVDFIQSFYAGGLTVLLTHASAKYLLVNIIKKRIAQIDDIPLLNHGDIDSALEWCEDRLLNGRASVEPDFFPLSSQIYCAGFTPDELAVFESMLEPRTFAQGEYICREGEPADSLFFITRGEVRVTLPLSQRRSGRISTISAGSAFGEMGMLDGGVRSADILADSDVDCLVLQYSKLEKDSTEQFLGIRLKLVTNIAKLLSQKVRQATLEIKSLKN, from the coding sequence ATGTTTACATCGACCGAAATCGTCGTCAGCGAAGCCGAGAACGCGGCCGACCGCATTCAGTATCTGATTCTGGATTTTAAGCGGGTCACTTCCGTCAATGAAGGTGCGATCAATCTCCTGGTCGACTTTATCCAGTCCTTTTACGCAGGAGGATTGACGGTTTTATTGACCCATGCCTCGGCCAAGTATCTGCTGGTGAACATCATCAAAAAACGCATCGCGCAAATCGACGACATTCCCTTATTGAACCACGGAGACATCGACAGCGCCCTGGAATGGTGCGAGGATCGGTTACTGAACGGACGGGCTTCGGTCGAGCCCGATTTCTTTCCATTGTCGAGCCAGATCTACTGCGCCGGTTTCACGCCGGACGAACTGGCGGTCTTCGAGTCCATGCTCGAGCCTCGAACCTTCGCCCAGGGAGAATATATTTGCCGGGAGGGCGAACCGGCGGATTCGCTGTTTTTTATAACCCGAGGCGAAGTTCGGGTGACTTTGCCGCTGTCGCAGCGAAGGTCGGGAAGAATTTCCACGATATCCGCCGGCAGCGCTTTCGGGGAGATGGGCATGCTGGACGGGGGCGTGCGTTCGGCGGATATTCTGGCCGATTCGGACGTCGACTGCCTGGTTCTTCAGTATTCGAAACTGGAAAAAGACAGTACCGAACAGTTCCTGGGCATCCGGCTCAAACTGGTCACGAACATCGCCAAATTACTGAGCCAGAAGGTAAGGCAAGCCACGCTCGAAATCAAATCCTTGAAAAACTGA
- a CDS encoding antibiotic biosynthesis monooxygenase family protein encodes MSLIQPLDPDFPIERQIGLEVSPVVLINIFKLDKADEESFVKAWQDDADFMKRQPGFISTQLHRAIGDSPTYLNYAVWESVTDFRAAFTHPDFLAKHSAYPSSAVCTPHLFQKVGVPGICVA; translated from the coding sequence ATGTCACTCATTCAACCGCTCGACCCCGATTTTCCGATTGAACGCCAGATTGGACTTGAGGTTTCACCTGTAGTCCTTATCAATATTTTTAAGCTTGATAAGGCTGATGAAGAGAGTTTTGTCAAAGCGTGGCAGGATGATGCCGATTTCATGAAACGGCAACCCGGGTTTATCTCAACCCAACTGCATCGCGCCATTGGCGATAGCCCAACGTACTTGAACTATGCGGTATGGGAGTCTGTTACTGATTTTAGGGCGGCATTCACCCATCCAGATTTTTTAGCCAAGCACAGTGCCTACCCATCTTCCGCTGTTTGTACACCGCACCTATTTCAAAAGGTTGGCGTACCTGGCATTTGTGTTGCGTAA
- a CDS encoding MarR family winged helix-turn-helix transcriptional regulator has protein sequence MSNKLQPYRTPEGEALTSLILNLFRVTSLMLTAGDRLVENLGLTSARWQVLGTIVAADRPQPVSWLARDMGVNRQNVQRIVNDLVKEGFVTMASNPHHRRAQLVTLTDKGELAYDDAMKLQLPWINKLSDGLKLKDIESTHNVLVALRQKLEGTDASDGEV, from the coding sequence ATGTCTAATAAATTACAACCATACCGAACCCCAGAGGGGGAAGCTTTGACCAGTCTCATCCTAAATCTGTTTCGTGTCACAAGCCTTATGCTTACAGCGGGGGACAGGTTGGTTGAGAACTTAGGCTTAACCAGTGCGCGTTGGCAGGTGCTAGGCACGATTGTTGCCGCAGATCGACCACAACCAGTATCTTGGCTTGCCCGCGACATGGGTGTAAACCGTCAAAATGTACAACGGATTGTCAATGATTTGGTAAAAGAAGGATTTGTTACTATGGCATCGAACCCGCATCATCGACGGGCGCAGCTTGTAACACTGACCGACAAGGGTGAACTGGCCTACGATGATGCCATGAAGCTACAACTACCTTGGATAAATAAGCTATCAGACGGACTTAAGCTTAAAGACATTGAATCTACCCATAATGTACTTGTGGCATTACGTCAAAAGCTTGAAGGTACAGATGCATCCGATGGTGAAGTTTGA
- a CDS encoding ISL3 family transposase has translation MLLNLRSIMVSRFEEVNDHDYHVYAVPTFEPQFCRECLSAALYGHGSKTHLYMDTPMHGRRVGILLDRKRYKCRGCGITFSQRCDDINDHHRATNRLVSYIESNGLNKTFTSLAEEIGVTEGTVRNIVGEYITSLEQKFQFETPEILGIDEVHLNRQMRLVFTNIGECTIIDLVSSRKKQTVIHALYRFKKPTTIKYVTMDMWRPYKDAVNAVLPHAIIVIDKFHVLKMANSAVERGRKALREQMTKEEVRQLKKDRFLMLRRQRDLNASEEFLLSGWTENYPLLHDLYFKKERFYEIWEHNHNRKSAELAYKNWQINMKPEIRGFFFDLERAIENWYHEIFNYFDYRITNAFTESANNFIKSIARHGRGYSFEVLRAKTLFTNAEHKLKPKSFRSEFRKINTELPEEVTEKSPAYSGIIEDKILNYGVIFPHEPEKRNF, from the coding sequence ATGCTTCTGAACCTCCGTTCCATCATGGTGTCTCGTTTCGAGGAAGTAAACGACCACGATTACCATGTCTATGCCGTGCCAACCTTCGAGCCGCAATTCTGCCGTGAGTGTCTAAGTGCAGCTCTTTACGGCCACGGCAGCAAGACGCACCTTTACATGGACACACCCATGCACGGTCGCCGCGTGGGAATCCTGTTAGACAGGAAGCGCTACAAATGCCGGGGTTGCGGCATCACCTTTTCCCAGCGTTGCGATGACATCAACGACCATCACCGGGCAACCAATAGGCTAGTCAGTTATATTGAGAGTAATGGCCTAAACAAGACATTCACCAGCCTTGCCGAAGAAATCGGCGTGACCGAAGGCACGGTGCGGAATATTGTTGGCGAATACATTACTTCTTTGGAGCAAAAATTCCAATTTGAGACACCCGAAATACTCGGCATAGATGAAGTCCACCTGAACCGTCAAATGCGCCTGGTGTTCACCAATATTGGTGAATGTACCATCATTGATCTCGTCAGCAGCAGAAAGAAACAGACGGTCATCCATGCTTTATACCGTTTTAAGAAACCCACAACTATCAAATACGTCACAATGGATATGTGGCGACCTTACAAAGATGCGGTCAATGCGGTTTTGCCACATGCCATTATTGTCATTGATAAGTTCCACGTCCTGAAAATGGCGAATTCCGCCGTGGAACGGGGACGCAAAGCCTTACGGGAACAGATGACCAAGGAAGAAGTCCGGCAACTCAAAAAAGACCGATTCCTGATGCTCAGAAGGCAACGCGATCTAAACGCTAGTGAGGAATTCCTCTTGTCGGGTTGGACAGAGAATTATCCCTTACTGCACGACTTGTATTTCAAAAAAGAGCGGTTTTATGAGATTTGGGAACATAATCACAACCGTAAAAGCGCAGAATTAGCCTACAAAAACTGGCAAATCAACATGAAACCGGAAATCCGGGGCTTCTTTTTTGACTTGGAGCGAGCCATCGAGAATTGGTATCACGAGATATTCAACTACTTTGATTACCGGATCACCAATGCTTTCACTGAATCCGCAAATAATTTTATCAAATCGATTGCCCGTCATGGGCGGGGTTACAGTTTTGAGGTGTTGAGGGCTAAAACATTGTTCACCAACGCCGAACACAAGCTAAAACCGAAGTCTTTTAGGTCAGAGTTCCGCAAAATAAACACCGAACTTCCAGAAGAAGTGACGGAAAAAAGCCCCGCTTATTCTGGCATTATCGAGGATAAAATCTTAAACTACGGGGTGATTTTTCCACACGAACCCGAAAAAAGAAATTTTTAG